The following are encoded together in the Drosophila sechellia strain sech25 chromosome 3R, ASM438219v1, whole genome shotgun sequence genome:
- the LOC6606585 gene encoding C-terminal-binding protein isoform X7, producing the protein MDKNLMMPKRSRIDVKGSFANGPLQARPLVALLDGRDCSIEMPILKDVATVAFCDAQSTSEIHEKVLNEAVGALMWHTIILTKEDLEKFKALRIIVRIGSGTDNIDVKAAGELGIAVCNVPGYGVEEVADTTMCLILNLYRRTYWLANMVREGKKFTGPEQVREAAHGCARIRGDTLGLVGLGRIGSAVALRAKAFGFNVIFYDPYLPDGIDKSLGLTRVYTLQDLLFQSDCVSLHCTLNEHNHHLINEFTIKQMRPGAFLVNTARGGLVDDETLALALKQGRIRAAALDVHENEPYNGALKDAPNLICTPHAAFFSDASATELREMAATEIRRAIVGNIPDVLRNCVNKEYFMRTPPAAAAGGVAAAVYPEGKLQMISNQEK; encoded by the exons ATGGACAAAAATCTGATGATGCCGAAGCGTTCGCGCATCGATGTCAAGGGCAGCTTTGCCAACGGACCGCTGCAAGCACGCCCACTGGTGGCCCTGCTCGATGGACGCGACTGCTCCATCGAGATGCCCATCCTGAAGGATGTGGCCACGGTGGCCTTTTGCGATGCACAGAGCACCTCCGAAATACACGAGAAG GTCCTCAACGAGGCAGTGGGAGCACTGATGTGGCACACCATCATCTTGACAAAGGAGGATCTTGAGAAGTTCAAAGCTTTACGCATTATCGTGCGCATCGGCAGCGGCACAGACAACATCGATGTGAAGGCGGCGGGCGAACTGGGCATCGCTGTGTGCAACGTTCCCGGCTACGGAGTCGAGGAGGTGGCGGACACGACGATGTGCCTCATCCTCAACCTCTACCGGCGGACATACTGGCTAGCGAACATGGTGCGCGAGGGCAAGAAGTTCACTGGACCCGAACAAGTGCGGGAGGCAGCGCAT GGCTGTGCACGCATCCGCGGCGACACCTTGGGTCTGGTGGGACTGGGCCGCATTGGAAGCGCCGTGGCCCTGCGGGCTAAGGCGTTCGGCTTCAACGTCATCTTCTACGATCCTTACCTGCCCGACGGCATCGACAAGTCGCTGGGCCTAACTCGCGTCTACACGCTGCAGGACCTGCTCTTCCAGTCCGACTGCGTCTCACTGCATTGCACGCTCAACGAGCACAACCATCATTTAATCAATGAATTCACAATTAAACAG ATGCGACCTGGTGCATTTCTGGTGAACACCGCACGCGGCGGTCTGGTCGATGACGAGACCCTGGCGTTGGCGCTGAAGCAGGGAAGGATAAGAGCTGCCGCCCTGGACGTTCACGAAAACGAACCTTACAAT GGCGCACTGAAGGATGCCCCAAATCTGATTTGCACACCGCACGCCGCCTTCTTCAGCGACGCGTCCGCAACGGAGCTGCGCGAAATGGCAGCCACCGAGATCCGCCGGGCGATCGTCGGCAATATTCCAGACGTGCTGAGGAATTGTGTCAACAAGGAGTACTTCATGCGCACGCCGcctgccgctgccgccggGGGCGTGGCGGCGGCTGTTTATCCCGAAGGTAAACTACAAATGATATCAAATCAAGAAAAGTAG